From the genome of Parazoarcus communis, one region includes:
- a CDS encoding DMT family transporter, translating into MSGTIARAGSGYAAGPKLAALPLMLIAPALFAANMVVARWAESVGIPPVFLAFGRWVLALAILLPFIAPRLWHSRQVLMANAPRVLLLGALGMGVAVGPQYIGAVHTSATNVALIISACPALVALIEAIVWRVPVGTQRAVGMSLAIWGVLLVLSRGDVEALGSLSFGRGDLWVVLAACGWAGYTVLARRRPLPELPAEVRLGALMIGGIVALAPFALFESVALQTPDFGRWELYFALLFLALVPGLGAYLCYDRLVSLSGPAGASISLYLVPMYAVLAAWPLLGEIPQAFHIGGFALILGGVALSGMRQRIGRRAAVNH; encoded by the coding sequence ATGTCCGGAACCATTGCCCGCGCTGGCTCGGGTTACGCTGCCGGCCCGAAGCTTGCCGCGCTCCCGCTGATGCTGATCGCGCCGGCCTTGTTCGCCGCCAACATGGTGGTCGCCCGCTGGGCGGAAAGTGTCGGCATTCCCCCCGTCTTCCTTGCCTTTGGGCGCTGGGTGCTGGCGCTTGCGATCCTGCTGCCCTTCATTGCGCCGCGCCTGTGGCATTCGCGTCAGGTGCTGATGGCCAATGCCCCGCGTGTGCTGCTGCTCGGTGCACTCGGCATGGGCGTCGCGGTCGGCCCGCAATACATCGGCGCGGTGCATACCAGCGCCACCAACGTCGCGCTCATCATCTCCGCCTGTCCCGCGCTCGTGGCCCTGATCGAGGCCATCGTGTGGCGAGTGCCGGTGGGTACGCAACGCGCGGTCGGCATGTCGCTCGCGATCTGGGGTGTCCTGCTTGTCCTGTCGCGCGGCGACGTCGAGGCGCTCGGCAGTCTGTCCTTCGGTCGCGGCGATTTGTGGGTGGTGCTCGCCGCGTGCGGTTGGGCTGGCTACACCGTGCTGGCCCGGCGTCGCCCCCTGCCTGAACTGCCGGCCGAAGTTCGCCTTGGCGCGCTGATGATCGGCGGTATCGTGGCGCTGGCCCCGTTTGCCCTGTTCGAGAGCGTGGCCTTGCAAACGCCCGATTTCGGTCGCTGGGAACTCTACTTCGCACTGCTATTCCTCGCCCTCGTGCCCGGCCTCGGCGCCTACCTGTGCTACGACCGCCTGGTCAGCCTGAGCGGCCCTGCCGGCGCAAGCATCTCGCTCTACCTGGTGCCGATGTATGCAGTGCTCGCTGCCTGGCCGCTGCTGGGCGAGATCCCGCAGGCTTTCCATATCGGCGGGTTCGCGCTCATTCTCGGTGGCGTGGCGCTGTCGGGGATGCGTCAGCGTATCGGTCGTCGTGCCGCAGTGAACCACTGA
- a CDS encoding FAD-dependent oxidoreductase encodes MTQAAKHLVLAGGGHVHLSVLEMLAQRRPAGLETTLITPAPFQNYSGMLPGWIAGHYTLDECRIDLRPLAEAAGVRLIVGRVTGMDADQHRLHLDDGSTMDYSLLSLDVGSETDTADLAALGERLLPVKPLDDFFVQWPLLMATALETPGFRISVIGGGAAGVEIALAASHRLREADSTARIDLVISETGLLPGHAAGVVKRAQQSLNKAGIGIHRARARASESGLVLADGTQFPADKVIATTGARPLGWLAHCGLKLDARGYILVDAHHRSLSHADVFAAGDTCARADVRMARSGVHAVHAGPVLARNLLATIEGGDLQTYQPRRRSLYLLATGPRHAIASWGRWSAEGAWVWRWKDRIDRRFMNRFALPGSAISAATPASAERKC; translated from the coding sequence ATGACCCAGGCTGCAAAACACCTCGTCCTTGCCGGTGGCGGGCATGTGCATCTGTCTGTGCTGGAGATGCTTGCTCAACGCAGACCTGCCGGCCTTGAGACCACGCTGATCACGCCCGCGCCCTTCCAGAACTATTCCGGCATGCTGCCGGGCTGGATTGCCGGGCACTACACGCTGGATGAGTGTCGCATCGACCTGCGCCCGCTGGCCGAGGCTGCCGGCGTGCGCCTGATCGTCGGACGCGTCACCGGCATGGACGCTGATCAGCACCGCCTGCACCTCGACGATGGCAGCACGATGGACTACAGCCTGCTCTCGCTCGACGTCGGCAGCGAGACCGACACCGCGGATCTCGCCGCGCTGGGCGAGCGCCTGCTCCCGGTGAAGCCGCTGGATGATTTCTTCGTGCAGTGGCCGCTGCTCATGGCCACCGCACTTGAGACGCCGGGCTTTCGCATTAGCGTGATCGGTGGCGGCGCAGCCGGGGTAGAAATCGCGCTCGCGGCAAGCCACAGATTGCGTGAGGCCGATAGCACGGCACGAATCGACCTGGTCATCTCGGAGACAGGGCTGCTTCCCGGCCATGCTGCGGGCGTCGTCAAGCGCGCACAGCAAAGTCTCAACAAGGCAGGCATCGGGATCCATCGCGCGCGTGCCCGCGCCAGCGAATCCGGACTGGTGCTTGCCGATGGCACGCAGTTTCCGGCCGACAAGGTGATTGCCACGACCGGCGCACGGCCACTGGGCTGGCTCGCGCACTGCGGCCTCAAGCTTGACGCGCGCGGCTACATCCTTGTGGATGCCCACCACCGCAGCCTGTCCCATGCCGACGTCTTTGCCGCGGGCGACACCTGTGCGCGCGCAGACGTACGCATGGCGCGTTCAGGCGTGCACGCGGTGCACGCGGGTCCGGTCCTCGCCCGCAACCTGCTGGCAACGATCGAAGGCGGCGACCTGCAAACCTACCAGCCGCGCCGTCGCTCCCTGTACCTGCTGGCCACCGGGCCCCGGCATGCGATCGCGTCCTGGGGTCGCTGGTCGGCCGAAGGCGCCTGGGTGTGGCGCTGGAAGGACCGCATCGACCGCCGCTTCATGAACCGCTTCGCCCTGCCCGGCAGCGCCATCAGCGCTGCCACGCCGGCCAGCGCCGAGCGCAAGTGCTAA
- a CDS encoding alpha/beta fold hydrolase, producing MKTVSILGKHLEFVRLPSAHPRENAPAMVFLHEGLGSVSMWRDFPQKVADASGCEAVVFSRVGYGRSDPATRQRDVTYLHEEGLAVLPAFIAELGLERPFLFGHSDGGSIALLCAGGTDVPLAGVIAMAPHVFVEDVTIEGILQAKAVWENSDLPARLGRYHNDADAVFRSWQNIWLHPAFRDWNIEDILPGISAPILAIQGEDDEYATMEQIDRIAAGAGDVDLVKLADCRHSPHKDQPQAVIEAVAAFVERVLD from the coding sequence GTGAAGACCGTCAGCATTCTCGGCAAGCATCTCGAATTTGTCCGCCTGCCTTCTGCACATCCGCGCGAAAACGCGCCTGCCATGGTGTTCCTGCACGAAGGCCTGGGCTCGGTGTCGATGTGGCGCGATTTTCCGCAGAAGGTGGCCGATGCGAGCGGCTGCGAGGCGGTCGTCTTCTCACGCGTCGGCTATGGCCGCTCCGACCCTGCCACACGGCAGCGTGATGTCACCTACCTGCACGAAGAGGGGCTGGCCGTGCTGCCCGCATTCATTGCCGAACTCGGCCTTGAGCGCCCCTTCCTGTTCGGCCATTCGGATGGTGGCTCGATCGCGCTTCTGTGCGCGGGTGGAACCGATGTGCCCCTCGCGGGCGTGATCGCGATGGCGCCCCACGTTTTCGTCGAGGACGTCACCATCGAAGGCATTCTCCAGGCCAAGGCCGTGTGGGAGAACTCCGACCTTCCTGCCCGGCTGGGCCGATACCACAACGATGCCGACGCGGTGTTCCGCAGCTGGCAGAACATCTGGCTGCACCCCGCTTTCCGCGACTGGAACATCGAGGACATCCTGCCCGGCATCTCCGCGCCGATTCTTGCGATTCAGGGCGAAGACGACGAGTACGCCACCATGGAACAGATCGACCGTATTGCCGCAGGTGCAGGCGATGTCGATCTGGTCAAACTGGCCGATTGCCGGCACTCACCGCACAAGGACCAGCCCCAAGCCGTCATCGAAGCCGTCGCCGCCTTCGTCGAGCGCGTGCTTGATTGA
- the fdhF gene encoding formate dehydrogenase subunit alpha: MTTFTTETLATDTITFELDGRIIEAAPGETILLAARRAGVDIPHLCFTDGLRADGNCRACVVEIDGERVLAPSCCRAPKPGMKVKAASERARASQRMVLELLRADVAPETEKADSELAHWCDRLGVTASRFAPREQPATDTSHPGIAVNLAACIQCNRCVRACREEQVNDVIGYAHRGEASKIVFDLDVAMGSSTCVGCGECVQACPTGALLPATVIENAAVAEAKPPRFVPTRKVDSLCPFCGVGCQLTYHVAGEGAAQKIVFAEGRDGPANAGRLCVKGRYGFTYSRNRERLTVPLIRKPGIPKGVNLDPANPLAAFREASWEEALDFAAAGLARIKRAHGPHALAGFGSAKGSNEEAYLFQKLVRTGFGTHNVDHCTRLCHASSVAALLEGIGSGAVSNPVRDVEFADLMIVIGANPAANHPVAASFIKNAAERGSKLVMMDPRQTPLARHAWRTLQFRPDADVALLLSTACVIIEEGLTDPAFIAARTEGFDAFREAALQYPPERMAPITGIEADTVREVARAYARGPNSIIFWGMGVSQHTHGTDNVRCLIALALMTGQIGRPGTGLHPLRGQNNVQGASDAGLIPMMFPDYQRVAEPEVRARFESLWGAKLAEEPGLTVVEIMDAASAGRIRGMYVEGENPAMSDPDLEHARAALAGLEHLVVQDIFLTETAMLADVVLPASSLYEKSGSFTNTDRLVQMSQPVLPLPGEARQDWWIIQQIAQRMGLAWDYAGPAEIFGELTRAMPSYAGITWAALEGEGAVVAPKIAVEAPSQPVLFQTDFPTRNGLGRFVPVTPLPAAELPDADYPMVLITGRVLEHWHTGSMTRRAEVLDALDPVPWCGMHPDDMAKTGVSHGEHVELETRRGQIELEVRADEGVQRGSVFMAFCYVEAAANLLTQPALDPFGKIPEFKYCALRVRFKGVFKGVRVV; the protein is encoded by the coding sequence ATGACGACCTTCACCACTGAGACCCTCGCCACCGACACCATCACCTTCGAGCTCGACGGCCGGATCATCGAAGCCGCCCCCGGCGAAACCATCCTGCTCGCCGCCCGCCGTGCCGGCGTCGACATCCCGCACCTGTGCTTCACCGACGGACTGCGGGCCGACGGCAACTGCCGCGCCTGCGTGGTCGAGATCGACGGCGAGCGCGTGCTCGCCCCGTCATGCTGCCGCGCACCCAAACCCGGCATGAAGGTCAAGGCCGCAAGCGAGCGCGCCCGTGCCTCTCAGCGCATGGTGCTCGAGCTGCTGCGTGCCGATGTCGCACCCGAAACCGAGAAAGCCGACTCCGAGCTTGCCCACTGGTGCGACCGACTCGGCGTCACCGCCAGCCGCTTTGCCCCGCGCGAACAGCCCGCCACCGACACCAGCCACCCCGGCATCGCCGTCAATCTGGCCGCCTGCATCCAGTGCAACCGCTGCGTGCGCGCCTGCCGCGAAGAGCAGGTCAACGACGTCATCGGCTACGCCCACCGGGGCGAAGCCTCGAAGATCGTGTTCGACCTCGACGTCGCCATGGGCAGCTCCACCTGCGTCGGCTGCGGCGAATGCGTGCAGGCCTGTCCGACCGGGGCGCTGCTGCCGGCCACGGTCATCGAGAACGCTGCTGTGGCAGAGGCGAAGCCCCCGCGCTTCGTCCCTACGCGCAAGGTCGATTCGTTGTGCCCGTTCTGCGGTGTCGGCTGCCAGCTCACCTACCATGTGGCGGGCGAGGGCGCCGCGCAGAAGATCGTCTTTGCCGAAGGTCGCGACGGCCCTGCCAACGCCGGCCGGCTGTGCGTCAAGGGCCGCTACGGTTTCACCTACAGCCGCAACCGCGAGCGCCTCACCGTGCCGTTGATCCGCAAACCCGGCATCCCCAAGGGCGTCAATCTCGACCCCGCCAACCCGCTCGCCGCCTTCCGCGAAGCCAGCTGGGAAGAAGCGCTCGACTTCGCCGCCGCAGGGCTCGCTCGCATCAAGCGCGCGCACGGCCCGCACGCGCTGGCCGGCTTCGGCTCGGCCAAGGGCAGCAACGAGGAAGCCTATCTGTTCCAGAAGCTGGTGCGCACCGGCTTCGGCACCCACAACGTCGACCACTGCACCCGGCTGTGTCACGCCTCATCGGTGGCGGCGCTGCTCGAAGGCATCGGTTCCGGGGCCGTATCCAACCCGGTGCGCGACGTCGAGTTTGCCGATCTCATGATCGTCATCGGCGCCAACCCGGCGGCCAACCACCCGGTGGCGGCGAGCTTCATCAAGAACGCCGCAGAGCGCGGATCGAAGCTGGTGATGATGGACCCGCGCCAGACCCCGCTCGCCCGCCACGCCTGGCGCACGCTGCAGTTCCGCCCCGATGCCGATGTGGCGCTGCTGCTGTCGACGGCCTGCGTGATCATCGAAGAAGGGCTCACCGATCCGGCCTTCATCGCCGCCCGCACCGAAGGCTTTGATGCCTTCCGCGAAGCCGCACTGCAGTACCCGCCCGAGCGCATGGCGCCGATCACCGGCATCGAGGCCGACACCGTGCGCGAAGTGGCTCGCGCCTACGCCCGTGGCCCCAACAGCATCATCTTCTGGGGTATGGGCGTGTCGCAGCACACCCACGGCACCGACAACGTGCGCTGCCTGATCGCGCTGGCGCTGATGACCGGGCAGATCGGCCGTCCCGGCACCGGCCTGCATCCGCTGCGCGGGCAGAACAACGTGCAGGGTGCGTCCGACGCCGGCCTCATCCCGATGATGTTCCCCGACTACCAGCGCGTGGCCGAGCCCGAAGTACGCGCCCGCTTCGAATCCCTGTGGGGTGCGAAGCTGGCAGAAGAACCCGGTCTCACCGTGGTCGAGATCATGGACGCCGCCAGCGCCGGGCGCATCCGTGGCATGTACGTCGAGGGCGAGAACCCGGCGATGTCCGACCCCGATCTCGAACACGCCCGTGCCGCGCTGGCCGGGCTCGAACACCTCGTCGTGCAGGACATCTTCCTCACCGAAACCGCAATGCTCGCCGACGTCGTGCTGCCCGCCTCCAGCCTGTACGAAAAGTCCGGCAGCTTCACCAACACCGACCGTCTGGTGCAGATGTCGCAACCGGTACTGCCACTGCCCGGCGAGGCACGGCAGGACTGGTGGATCATCCAGCAGATCGCGCAACGCATGGGGCTGGCCTGGGATTACGCCGGCCCGGCCGAGATCTTCGGCGAACTCACCCGTGCCATGCCCAGCTACGCCGGCATCACCTGGGCGGCGCTCGAAGGCGAGGGCGCCGTGGTCGCGCCGAAAATCGCGGTCGAGGCGCCGTCGCAACCGGTGCTGTTCCAGACCGACTTCCCCACCCGCAACGGCCTCGGCCGCTTCGTCCCAGTCACGCCGCTGCCCGCAGCCGAACTGCCGGATGCCGACTACCCCATGGTGCTCATCACCGGTCGCGTGCTCGAACACTGGCACACCGGCAGCATGACGCGCCGCGCCGAGGTGCTCGACGCGCTCGACCCCGTGCCCTGGTGCGGCATGCATCCGGACGACATGGCAAAAACCGGCGTCAGCCATGGCGAGCACGTCGAGCTCGAAACCCGTCGCGGCCAGATCGAACTCGAAGTCCGCGCCGACGAAGGCGTGCAGCGCGGCTCGGTGTTCATGGCCTTCTGCTACGTCGAAGCCGCCGCCAACCTGCTTACCCAGCCCGCCCTCGACCCCTTCGGCAAGATCCCCGAATTCAAGTACTGCGCCCTGCGGGTACGTTTCAAAGGGGTCTTCAAAGGGGTCAGAGTCGTTTGA
- a CDS encoding NADH-ubiquinone oxidoreductase-F iron-sulfur binding region domain-containing protein: MLVNAGSRRGPNRPPLPESARAAAQAALAGETPQRDRLIEYLHRLQDAHGALFADHLAALAEAMKLARAEVYEVATFYHHFDVVAEGDSAPAALTVRVCDSLTCAMHGGEELAVKLEGRVGADVRIQRVPCVGRCDCAPVAVVGQNPVHQASADTVMAVVEANDRTELAPDIIDFDASRAAGGYHLYETMRSGEHDVDEVLGVLDTAILRGLGGAGFPAARKWRTVMAQPAPRNMAVNIDEGEPGTFKDRHYLGRDPHRFIEGMLIAARVVGIAAIWIYIRDEYPAVRKMLITELDKVRAAWPDLPPIEVRRGAGAYICGEESAMIESIEGKRGMPRLRPPYVAEVGLFGRPTLVHNPETLWWVRDIVDTSLVQGYDWLEKRGRNGRQGLRSFSVSGRVAKPGVIVTDAGITLRQLIDEHCGGMAPGHELYGYFPGGASGGMLPASLADVPLDFDTLAPYGCFIGSAAIVVFSQHDKARALAENAMHFFAHESCGQCTPCRVGTGKAAGLMAAKTWDAPLLEELGSAMMDASICGLGQAAPNPVRSVLRYFPHEVGATPADARAGEGAA; this comes from the coding sequence ATGCTCGTCAATGCAGGATCACGCCGCGGCCCCAATCGGCCGCCACTCCCTGAATCCGCCCGTGCTGCGGCACAGGCTGCGCTTGCGGGCGAGACGCCGCAGCGCGACCGGTTGATCGAGTATCTGCACCGTCTGCAGGATGCGCACGGAGCGCTGTTCGCAGACCACCTCGCAGCACTGGCCGAGGCGATGAAGCTGGCGCGGGCCGAGGTGTATGAGGTTGCGACCTTCTATCATCACTTCGATGTCGTGGCCGAGGGCGATTCAGCGCCGGCTGCGCTCACCGTGCGGGTGTGCGATTCGCTGACCTGCGCGATGCACGGCGGCGAAGAACTGGCTGTGAAGCTTGAAGGTCGGGTTGGCGCCGATGTGCGGATACAGCGCGTACCCTGTGTCGGACGCTGCGATTGCGCGCCGGTGGCGGTCGTGGGGCAGAACCCGGTTCATCAGGCGAGTGCGGACACGGTAATGGCCGTGGTGGAAGCGAATGATCGCACCGAGCTCGCGCCCGACATCATCGATTTCGACGCCTCCCGCGCAGCGGGTGGCTACCACCTCTATGAAACGATGCGCAGCGGCGAGCACGACGTCGACGAGGTCCTCGGCGTGCTCGACACCGCCATCCTGCGCGGACTGGGCGGCGCGGGATTTCCGGCAGCGCGCAAATGGCGGACGGTGATGGCGCAGCCGGCGCCGCGCAACATGGCGGTCAATATCGACGAGGGCGAGCCCGGCACCTTCAAGGATCGCCACTACCTCGGGCGCGACCCGCACCGTTTCATCGAAGGCATGCTGATAGCCGCGCGCGTGGTGGGTATCGCCGCGATCTGGATCTACATCCGCGACGAATATCCCGCCGTGCGCAAGATGCTCATCACCGAACTCGACAAGGTGCGCGCAGCCTGGCCCGACCTGCCGCCGATCGAAGTGCGCCGGGGCGCGGGCGCCTATATCTGCGGCGAAGAGTCGGCGATGATCGAATCGATCGAAGGCAAACGCGGCATGCCGCGGCTGCGCCCGCCCTATGTGGCCGAAGTGGGCCTCTTCGGACGTCCTACGCTGGTGCACAACCCGGAAACCCTGTGGTGGGTGCGCGACATCGTCGACACCAGCCTGGTGCAGGGCTACGACTGGCTGGAAAAGCGCGGTCGCAACGGTCGTCAGGGCCTGCGCAGCTTCTCGGTCAGCGGTCGGGTGGCCAAGCCCGGCGTGATCGTCACCGATGCCGGCATCACCCTGCGCCAGCTCATCGACGAGCACTGCGGTGGCATGGCGCCAGGGCACGAACTCTACGGCTACTTTCCCGGCGGCGCCTCAGGCGGCATGCTGCCGGCGAGCCTGGCCGATGTGCCGCTCGACTTCGACACGCTCGCGCCCTACGGCTGCTTCATCGGCTCGGCTGCCATCGTCGTGTTCTCGCAGCACGACAAGGCACGCGCGCTGGCCGAGAACGCCATGCACTTCTTCGCCCACGAATCCTGCGGCCAATGCACGCCGTGCCGCGTTGGCACCGGCAAGGCTGCCGGTCTGATGGCCGCGAAGACGTGGGATGCGCCGCTCCTCGAAGAACTCGGCAGCGCGATGATGGACGCCTCGATCTGTGGCCTCGGCCAAGCCGCGCCCAACCCGGTGCGCTCGGTGCTGCGCTATTTTCCGCATGAGGTGGGTGCCACGCCAGCCGATGCGCGCGCAGGGGAGGGCGCAGCATGA
- a CDS encoding B12-binding domain-containing radical SAM protein — MSDIPLRVLSVIPPMTQLNTPYPSTAYLTGFLRSRGVDAVQEDLALALVLKLFSRDGLNAIRTRAEALPARRRSESVACFLEHFERYQTTIEPTLAFLQGRDSTLAHRISSGAFLPEGPRFDTLDAYVDPDGGDPLGWAFGALGVHDRARHLATLYLNDLADVLREAVDPRFEFVRYAESLALSQPTFEPLAQALAAKPNLVDDTLHALTLDALSRHAPQVVLVSVPFPGAVYAAFRIAQSVKAHNPAIVTVLGGGYVNTELRELGEPRVFDYFDYVTLDDGERPLLALLDHLRGKRSQQRLVRTFVRDADSGAVRYINLVEPDVPFAEVGTPTWDGLPLNRYLSLLDMLNPMHRLWSDGRWNKLTVAHGCYWKKCSFCDVSLDYISRYDGASAATLVDRIEAIIAETGQTGFHFVDEAAPPKALRALAEELLRRGVSISWWGNIRFEKSFTPELCQLLADSGCIAISGGLEVASDRLLTLMKKGVSVDQVARVTHAFAEAGVLVHAYLMYGFPTQTVHDTVDALEYVRQLFEAGCIQSGFFHRFACTVHSPVGMNPAEYGVRLEPLPPGNFAKNDIGFIDPTGVDHDALGKALNKALYNYMHGIGLDTGVRQWFDDKVPKARVPRNFIEQALQKR, encoded by the coding sequence ATGTCCGATATCCCGCTGCGCGTGCTCTCCGTCATTCCGCCAATGACGCAGCTGAACACGCCCTACCCGTCCACTGCCTACCTCACCGGCTTCCTGCGCTCGCGCGGCGTCGATGCGGTGCAGGAGGACCTCGCGCTGGCGCTGGTGCTGAAACTGTTCTCGCGCGATGGGCTGAATGCGATCCGCACCCGTGCCGAGGCGCTGCCGGCGCGGCGTCGCAGCGAGAGCGTGGCGTGCTTTCTTGAGCACTTCGAGCGCTACCAGACAACCATCGAGCCGACACTGGCCTTTCTGCAGGGGCGCGACTCGACGCTTGCCCACCGTATCAGCAGCGGTGCGTTTCTGCCCGAAGGGCCGCGCTTCGACACGCTCGACGCCTATGTCGACCCGGACGGCGGCGACCCGCTGGGCTGGGCGTTCGGCGCACTCGGCGTGCATGACCGCGCCCGCCACCTGGCCACGCTCTATCTCAATGATCTGGCCGATGTGCTGCGCGAGGCGGTCGATCCGCGCTTCGAGTTCGTCCGCTACGCCGAGTCGCTGGCCCTGAGCCAGCCCACCTTCGAGCCACTGGCACAGGCACTGGCCGCGAAGCCCAACCTGGTCGACGACACCCTGCACGCGCTCACGCTCGACGCCCTGTCGCGCCACGCACCGCAGGTAGTGCTGGTGTCGGTGCCCTTCCCCGGCGCGGTGTATGCGGCCTTCCGCATCGCGCAGTCGGTCAAGGCGCACAACCCGGCCATCGTCACCGTGCTCGGCGGCGGCTATGTGAATACCGAACTGCGCGAGCTGGGCGAGCCACGCGTGTTCGACTATTTCGACTACGTCACCCTGGACGACGGCGAACGCCCGCTGCTGGCCCTGCTCGACCACCTGCGCGGCAAGCGTTCGCAGCAGCGCCTGGTGCGCACCTTCGTGCGCGACGCCGACAGCGGTGCGGTGCGCTACATCAACCTGGTCGAACCCGACGTGCCTTTCGCCGAAGTCGGCACGCCGACCTGGGATGGGCTGCCGCTCAACCGCTACCTGTCGCTGCTCGACATGCTCAACCCGATGCACAGGCTGTGGTCGGACGGGCGCTGGAACAAGCTCACCGTGGCTCACGGCTGCTACTGGAAGAAGTGCAGCTTCTGCGACGTCAGCCTGGATTACATCTCGCGCTACGACGGCGCATCGGCCGCCACCCTGGTCGACCGCATCGAAGCCATCATCGCCGAGACCGGGCAGACCGGTTTTCACTTCGTCGACGAAGCCGCGCCGCCCAAGGCCTTGCGTGCGCTCGCCGAAGAGCTGTTGCGGCGTGGCGTGTCGATCTCGTGGTGGGGCAATATCCGCTTCGAGAAATCCTTCACCCCCGAGCTGTGCCAGCTGCTGGCCGACAGCGGCTGCATCGCGATTTCAGGGGGGCTGGAAGTGGCCTCCGACCGCTTGCTCACGCTGATGAAGAAAGGCGTATCGGTCGATCAGGTGGCGCGCGTCACCCACGCCTTTGCCGAGGCCGGCGTGCTGGTGCATGCCTACCTGATGTACGGCTTTCCGACGCAGACGGTGCACGACACCGTGGATGCACTCGAATACGTGCGCCAGCTGTTCGAGGCGGGCTGCATCCAGTCCGGCTTTTTCCACCGCTTCGCCTGTACCGTGCATTCTCCGGTGGGCATGAACCCGGCAGAGTACGGCGTGCGCCTCGAGCCACTGCCGCCGGGCAACTTTGCCAAGAATGACATCGGCTTCATCGACCCCACCGGCGTCGACCACGATGCACTGGGCAAGGCGCTGAACAAGGCGCTGTACAACTACATGCACGGCATCGGGCTGGATACCGGGGTACGCCAGTGGTTTGACGACAAGGTGCCCAAAGCCCGCGTGCCGCGCAACTTCATCGAGCAGGCGCTGCAGAAGCGCTGA
- a CDS encoding GGDEF domain-containing protein: MLIGQVRASDLVFRYGGEEFLILLAEVDHVKACFVAGKVRHRIEASVTPLTDEQSVGVTASIGVAAHDGHPDFRHLVDRAEKALCQAKAAGRNCTVLAES; the protein is encoded by the coding sequence GTGCTGATCGGGCAGGTTCGGGCCAGTGATCTCGTCTTTCGTTATGGTGGCGAGGAGTTTCTGATCCTGCTGGCCGAGGTGGATCACGTTAAGGCGTGTTTCGTTGCAGGGAAGGTTCGTCACCGCATCGAGGCGAGCGTGACGCCGCTGACCGACGAGCAGAGCGTCGGCGTTACGGCCAGCATTGGTGTTGCAGCACATGACGGCCATCCCGATTTCCGGCATCTGGTCGATCGCGCCGAAAAGGCGCTCTGCCAGGCCAAAGCCGCGGGCCGCAATTGCACGGTGCTTGCTGAGTCTTGA
- a CDS encoding diguanylate cyclase domain-containing protein: MLDINLFKQVNDRFWHDAGDRVLQNVAGRADRAGSGQ; this comes from the coding sequence TTGCTCGACATCAACCTGTTCAAGCAGGTCAATGACCGGTTCTGGCACGACGCGGGCGACAGGGTGCTGCAGAACGTGGCGGGGCGTGCTGATCGGGCAGGTTCGGGCCAGTGA